One window of Desulfarculus baarsii DSM 2075 genomic DNA carries:
- the ahcY gene encoding adenosylhomocysteinase, which produces MNAEAARKGEAPLAYKVKDIALADWGRKEIEIAEQEMPGLMATREKYGPQKPLAGARISGSLHMTIQTAVLIETLVALGADVRWASCNIFSTQDHAAAAIAAAGVPVFAWKGETLEEYWWCTMQALTWPDGQGPNLVVDDGGDATLLIHKGYYAEKNPALLDEPTDDKELKCVIDVLRRMQAQNPRHWHGVVADWKGVSEETTTGVHRLYHMAEQNQLLVPAINVNDSVTKSKFDNIYGCRESLVDGIKRATDVMVAGKQALVCGYGDVGKGSAESLAAHKARVSVTEIDPICALQALMAGFRVITVEDALPFADIYVTATGNRDIITAEHMAGMKDQAIVCNIGHFDNEIQVDRLNAWPGVKKINIKPQVDKYVFADGHCIYLLAEGRLVNLGCATGHPSFVMSNSFTNQTLAQIDLWQNRRAVGVYTLSKQLDEEVARLHLGKLGARLTKLSPEQAAYIGVGVDGPFKSEFYRY; this is translated from the coding sequence ATGAACGCCGAGGCCGCGCGCAAGGGCGAAGCCCCGTTGGCATACAAGGTCAAGGACATCGCTTTGGCCGATTGGGGCCGCAAGGAAATCGAGATCGCCGAACAAGAGATGCCCGGCCTCATGGCCACCCGCGAGAAATATGGCCCACAAAAACCGCTGGCCGGCGCGCGGATCAGCGGCAGCCTGCACATGACCATCCAGACGGCGGTGCTCATCGAGACACTGGTGGCTCTGGGCGCCGATGTGCGCTGGGCCTCGTGCAATATCTTCTCGACCCAGGATCACGCCGCCGCGGCCATCGCCGCCGCCGGCGTGCCGGTTTTCGCCTGGAAGGGCGAGACGCTCGAGGAATACTGGTGGTGCACCATGCAGGCCCTGACCTGGCCCGACGGCCAGGGGCCCAACCTGGTCGTCGACGACGGCGGCGACGCCACGTTGTTGATCCACAAGGGTTACTACGCCGAGAAAAATCCGGCCCTGCTCGATGAGCCCACCGACGACAAAGAATTGAAGTGCGTCATCGACGTCCTGCGCCGGATGCAGGCCCAAAATCCCCGCCACTGGCACGGAGTGGTGGCCGATTGGAAGGGCGTCTCCGAGGAGACCACCACCGGCGTGCATCGGCTCTATCACATGGCCGAACAAAACCAACTGCTGGTGCCGGCCATCAACGTCAACGACTCGGTGACCAAGAGCAAGTTCGACAATATCTACGGCTGCCGCGAATCGCTGGTCGACGGCATCAAGCGGGCCACCGACGTGATGGTCGCCGGCAAGCAGGCGTTGGTCTGCGGCTACGGCGACGTGGGCAAGGGCTCGGCTGAATCACTGGCCGCCCACAAGGCCCGCGTCTCGGTGACCGAGATCGACCCCATCTGCGCCCTGCAGGCCCTGATGGCCGGCTTCCGCGTGATCACCGTCGAGGACGCCTTGCCCTTCGCCGACATCTACGTCACCGCCACCGGCAACCGCGACATCATCACCGCCGAGCACATGGCCGGCATGAAAGACCAGGCTATCGTCTGCAATATCGGCCACTTCGACAACGAGATCCAGGTCGATCGCCTCAACGCCTGGCCCGGCGTCAAAAAGATCAATATCAAGCCCCAGGTCGACAAATACGTCTTTGCCGACGGCCATTGCATCTATCTGTTGGCCGAGGGCCGTCTGGTCAATCTGGGTTGCGCCACCGGCCACCCCAGCTTCGTGATGAGCAACAGCTTCACCAACCAGACCCTGGCCCAGATCGACCTGTGGCAAAATCGGCGCGCGGTGGGCGTCTACACCCTCTCCAAGCAACTCGACGAGGAAGTGGCCCGTCTGCACCTGGGCAAGCTGGGGGCCAGGCTGACCAAGCTCAGCCCCGAACAAGCCGCCTACATCGGCGTGGGCGTCGACGGCCCCTTCAAAAGCGAGTTTTATCGCTACTAA
- a CDS encoding peptidase MA family metallohydrolase: MSPRAWLPAALIWLLAAAWPAVGAAADITVQADNARLAQHTRQSVAQLAPRLAQWTGASPRRIVVSVIADNDAFARRMEQLGAPAWADGLALPLRGEIVIKSPALLGGAEQFDHVLAHELMHLHLAPAMGGRRLPLWLEEGLAMILSGETAWGRAPTMAGGVLADQLPPLGALAEGFPAEEGAAALAYAQSYYFVSWFLNNHGDAALRQVLAGLAHGLEPSAAFMVACGRSLAGLEKQFRQDMAERFSWLALLTAGGTLWALFSLLAGAGLVWRRRRQKARRQGMDESHWRALHGPGGRCWPPPEPRADVLGEAGQNASRPPGGGVDDQAL, translated from the coding sequence GTGAGCCCGCGGGCCTGGTTGCCGGCGGCGCTGATCTGGCTGCTGGCGGCGGCTTGGCCCGCCGTTGGCGCGGCGGCCGACATCACCGTCCAGGCCGACAACGCCCGCCTGGCCCAACACACCCGCCAAAGCGTCGCGCAACTGGCCCCGCGCCTGGCCCAATGGACCGGGGCCAGCCCGCGACGCATCGTCGTCAGCGTCATCGCCGACAACGACGCCTTTGCCCGGCGCATGGAGCAACTGGGCGCGCCGGCCTGGGCCGACGGCCTGGCCCTGCCCCTGCGCGGCGAGATCGTCATCAAGTCGCCGGCCCTGCTGGGCGGGGCCGAACAATTCGATCACGTGCTGGCCCACGAGTTGATGCATTTGCATCTGGCGCCGGCCATGGGCGGCCGTCGGTTGCCTCTGTGGCTGGAGGAAGGCCTGGCCATGATCCTCTCGGGCGAGACGGCCTGGGGCCGCGCGCCGACCATGGCCGGCGGCGTGCTGGCCGACCAGTTGCCGCCCCTGGGCGCGCTGGCCGAAGGCTTTCCGGCCGAGGAGGGCGCGGCGGCCCTGGCCTATGCCCAGTCGTATTATTTCGTCAGTTGGTTTCTTAACAACCACGGCGACGCGGCCTTGCGCCAGGTGTTGGCCGGCCTGGCCCATGGCCTGGAGCCCAGCGCGGCGTTCATGGTCGCCTGCGGCCGCTCGCTGGCCGGGCTGGAAAAACAATTTCGCCAAGACATGGCGGAGCGTTTTTCGTGGCTGGCCCTGTTGACCGCCGGCGGCACGCTGTGGGCGCTGTTTTCGTTGTTGGCGGGGGCTGGTCTGGTCTGGCGGCGCAGGCGGCAAAAGGCGCGCCGCCAAGGCATGGATGAAAGCCACTGGCGGGCATTGCACGGCCCTGGCGGCCGTTGCTGGCCGCCGCCGGAGCCGCGGGCCGACGTCCTGGGCGAGGCCGGGCAAAACGCGTCCCGGCCGCCAGGCGGCGGCGTTGACGATCAGGCGCTGTAG
- the panD gene encoding aspartate 1-decarboxylase, producing MHRWMMKSKIHRATVTQADLNYEGSITVDQELLDAAEIIPHEMVQVYNVNTGSRFETYVIPGEPGSRVICLNGAAARMAQIGDLVILVTTAWLNEAELVNYEPKVVLVGEGNEIKRVYSDAKLALRRIK from the coding sequence ATGCATCGTTGGATGATGAAGTCCAAAATTCACCGCGCCACGGTCACTCAAGCCGACCTCAACTACGAGGGCAGCATCACCGTGGACCAGGAGTTATTGGACGCCGCCGAGATCATCCCCCACGAGATGGTCCAGGTCTACAACGTCAACACCGGCAGCCGCTTCGAGACCTATGTCATCCCCGGCGAACCGGGCAGCAGGGTCATCTGTTTGAACGGGGCCGCCGCCCGCATGGCCCAGATCGGCGATCTGGTCATCCTGGTGACCACCGCCTGGCTGAATGAAGCCGAGCTGGTCAACTACGAGCCCAAGGTCGTTTTGGTCGGCGAAGGCAACGAGATCAAGCGCGTCTACTCCGACGCCAAGTTGGCCCTGCGGCGCATAAAATAG
- a CDS encoding NUDIX hydrolase — MDELYTTRLLAVGKALQEALAWRRPLEIANGKGRPAGVLMPLWDDGQAVQMIFTKRSSELPQHAGQVSFPGGMSERGDRDLAHTALRETNEEIGVPMDQIKVLSRLDQLQTITGFVVTPFLGLVASGATFQVNPVEVDRLLLAPLAKVLDRNNYRQMEVDWDGMKFCQMALPHDGDVIWGATFRMLQNFVESLGGRVEAIIAAAGGRA, encoded by the coding sequence ATGGACGAACTCTACACCACGCGCCTGTTGGCCGTGGGCAAGGCCCTGCAAGAAGCCCTGGCCTGGCGGCGGCCGCTGGAGATCGCCAACGGCAAGGGCCGGCCGGCCGGCGTGTTGATGCCCCTGTGGGATGACGGCCAGGCCGTGCAGATGATCTTTACCAAGCGCAGTTCCGAGCTGCCCCAGCACGCCGGCCAGGTGTCTTTTCCCGGCGGCATGTCCGAACGTGGCGACCGCGACCTGGCCCACACCGCCCTGCGCGAGACCAACGAGGAGATCGGCGTGCCCATGGACCAGATCAAGGTCCTCTCGCGCTTGGATCAACTCCAGACCATCACCGGCTTCGTGGTCACGCCGTTTTTGGGGCTGGTGGCCTCGGGGGCGACGTTTCAGGTCAACCCGGTGGAGGTCGACCGCCTGCTGCTGGCCCCCCTGGCCAAGGTTCTCGACCGCAATAACTACCGCCAGATGGAGGTGGACTGGGACGGCATGAAGTTCTGCCAGATGGCCTTGCCCCACGACGGCGACGTGATCTGGGGAGCCACCTTCCGCATGCTGCAAAACTTCGTCGAGAGCCTGGGCGGCCGGGTGGAGGCGATCATCGCCGCCGCCGGGGGTCGGGCGTAA
- a CDS encoding DivIVA domain-containing protein, which translates to MKGEDIDRKGFSKRLRGYSPQEVDAFISQVGEFARGLESQLAQAQGELAEARAELKDLRARDHTLEAALNQAREMADEIKANAERESQLLVAEAELQAEKILSQAHNRLAQIHDDIGELKRQRVQFEVRLRSLVEAHMKLLDVELDRDRELADLEDKIKILRSPASK; encoded by the coding sequence ATGAAGGGCGAAGATATCGACCGCAAAGGTTTTTCCAAACGGCTGCGTGGTTACTCCCCCCAGGAGGTCGACGCGTTCATCAGCCAGGTCGGCGAGTTCGCGCGGGGCCTGGAAAGTCAGTTGGCCCAGGCGCAGGGCGAGTTGGCCGAGGCCCGCGCCGAGTTGAAAGACCTGCGCGCCCGTGATCACACCCTGGAGGCAGCGCTGAATCAAGCCCGCGAAATGGCTGATGAAATCAAGGCCAATGCCGAGCGCGAAAGCCAGCTTCTGGTGGCCGAGGCCGAACTCCAGGCCGAAAAGATCCTCAGCCAGGCCCACAACCGCCTGGCCCAGATCCATGACGACATCGGCGAGCTCAAGCGCCAGCGCGTGCAGTTCGAGGTGCGCCTGCGCTCGCTGGTCGAGGCTCACATGAAGCTTTTGGACGTGGAGCTGGACCGCGACCGCGAACTGGCCGACCTGGAAGACAAGATCAAGATTCTGCGCAGCCCCGCCAGCAAATAG
- a CDS encoding MBL fold metallo-hydrolase codes for MELCFLGTGGAWGLPEHACPCATCRRMRALGQHRGRAGLWLSTAAGGVLIDPGPDLRAQLMANDLPRPDAVLISHEHGDHFLGLDDLLCFRRAVAKDQWRPIPTYASEATWAAVEQRFGYLLPSLLEKRLCRPGQALEGAPMGPELACTPIKVDHGPFPKGALGFVFDLRQDGRSLRLGYTGDMLRPQDDPDAFAGLDVLVCQCAFLNEPAVNLANHLSLQAALPMLRRWTPGRVYFVHFTCQDVTPGDQAGNAAIKRRAPAQPLCRPDGQPHAIPQDQESWQATISQVLAEAGLSCQGFAAFDGLRVRL; via the coding sequence ATGGAGCTTTGTTTTCTGGGCACCGGCGGGGCCTGGGGCCTGCCCGAACACGCCTGCCCCTGCGCCACCTGCCGGCGCATGCGCGCCCTGGGCCAGCATCGCGGCCGGGCCGGCCTCTGGCTGTCGACGGCCGCCGGCGGCGTGTTGATCGACCCCGGCCCGGATCTGCGGGCCCAGCTGATGGCCAACGACCTGCCCCGGCCCGACGCCGTGCTGATCAGCCACGAACACGGCGATCACTTCCTGGGCCTGGACGATCTGCTGTGCTTCCGGCGGGCGGTGGCCAAGGACCAGTGGCGGCCCATCCCCACCTACGCCAGCGAGGCGACCTGGGCCGCGGTCGAACAGCGCTTCGGCTACCTGCTGCCCAGCCTGTTGGAAAAACGCCTCTGCCGGCCCGGCCAGGCCCTGGAGGGCGCGCCCATGGGCCCGGAACTGGCCTGCACGCCGATCAAGGTCGATCACGGGCCCTTTCCCAAGGGCGCGCTGGGCTTTGTCTTCGATTTGCGCCAGGACGGGCGCTCGCTACGCCTGGGCTACACCGGCGACATGCTGCGGCCCCAGGACGACCCCGACGCCTTTGCCGGCCTGGACGTGTTGGTCTGCCAGTGCGCCTTTCTCAACGAGCCGGCGGTCAACCTGGCCAATCACCTCAGCCTGCAGGCGGCCCTGCCCATGTTGCGACGTTGGACGCCGGGGCGGGTCTATTTTGTGCATTTCACTTGCCAGGACGTCACCCCCGGCGACCAGGCCGGCAACGCCGCCATCAAGCGGCGCGCGCCGGCCCAGCCTCTTTGCCGGCCCGACGGCCAGCCCCACGCCATCCCCCAGGACCAAGAATCATGGCAGGCCACCATCAGCCAGGTTTTGGCCGAGGCCGGTTTGAGCTGCCAGGGCTTCGCCGCCTTTGACGGGCTGCGCGTGAGGTTGTGA
- the mreB gene encoding rod shape-determining protein, giving the protein MLFDKLIGLFAKDMAMDLGTANTLIFIKGQGVVLNEPSVVAVQRGTGKTVAVGHMAKEYLGRTNPSIIASRPLRDGVIADFDMTRIMIKEFVTQVRSMAGLVRPRMLIGVPSGVTQVEKRAVIESAEQAGARDVFLIEEPMAAAIGANLPIGEPRGSMIIDIGGGTTEVAVIAMYSTVYSESVRVAGDEANEAVMRYVQKKYQMQIGENTAEQIKINIGSAFALDNPLTMDINGKDVVQGIPKMVTVNDAEIREAMSEPVSVIIDSVRRAFEKTPPELAADVAEQGLVLAGGGALIRGLDKLLSKELKMKVHVADDPLTSVVMGAGIALNNMRHYRRVFIN; this is encoded by the coding sequence ATGCTGTTTGACAAATTGATCGGCTTGTTCGCCAAAGACATGGCCATGGACCTGGGCACGGCCAACACCCTGATCTTCATCAAGGGCCAGGGCGTGGTGCTTAACGAGCCTTCGGTGGTGGCGGTGCAGCGCGGCACGGGCAAGACCGTGGCCGTGGGCCACATGGCCAAGGAATACCTGGGCCGCACCAACCCATCGATCATCGCCTCGCGGCCATTGCGCGATGGCGTCATCGCCGACTTCGACATGACGCGCATCATGATCAAGGAGTTTGTCACCCAGGTGCGCTCCATGGCCGGGCTGGTGCGGCCGCGCATGCTCATCGGCGTGCCCAGCGGCGTGACCCAAGTCGAGAAACGGGCGGTCATCGAGAGCGCCGAGCAGGCCGGGGCCCGTGACGTTTTCCTCATCGAGGAGCCCATGGCCGCGGCCATCGGGGCCAACCTGCCCATCGGCGAGCCCAGGGGCTCGATGATCATCGACATCGGCGGCGGCACCACCGAGGTGGCGGTTATCGCCATGTATTCGACGGTCTACTCCGAGTCGGTGCGCGTGGCCGGCGATGAGGCCAACGAGGCGGTGATGCGCTATGTCCAGAAAAAATATCAGATGCAGATTGGCGAAAACACCGCCGAGCAGATAAAAATAAACATAGGTTCGGCGTTTGCCCTGGATAACCCCCTGACCATGGACATCAACGGCAAGGATGTGGTCCAGGGCATCCCCAAGATGGTCACCGTCAACGACGCCGAGATTCGCGAGGCCATGTCCGAGCCTGTTTCGGTGATCATCGACAGCGTGCGCCGCGCCTTTGAAAAAACGCCGCCCGAGTTGGCCGCCGACGTGGCCGAGCAGGGCCTGGTTTTGGCCGGGGGCGGGGCGTTGATCCGGGGCCTGGACAAGCTTTTGTCCAAGGAACTGAAGATGAAGGTCCACGTGGCCGACGATCCGCTGACCTCGGTCGTCATGGGCGCGGGCATCGCCCTCAACAACATGCGCCACTATCGACGAGTGTTTATCAACTGA
- a CDS encoding DUF167 domain-containing protein — translation MLQIKDENGGLSFAVRVSPRASRDQLAGEEGGALKVRLCAPPVDGQANEALLRLVAKALSLPRRDVSLASGPRSRQKRLLVKGLGREQLLARLGL, via the coding sequence ATGCTCCAAATCAAAGACGAAAACGGCGGGCTCAGCTTCGCCGTGCGGGTCAGCCCGCGCGCCAGCCGTGACCAGTTGGCCGGCGAGGAAGGCGGCGCGCTGAAGGTGCGCCTGTGCGCCCCGCCGGTGGACGGCCAGGCCAACGAGGCCCTCTTGCGCCTGGTGGCCAAGGCCCTGAGCCTTCCCCGCCGTGACGTCAGCCTGGCCTCGGGGCCGCGCTCACGGCAAAAGCGCTTGCTGGTCAAGGGCTTGGGCCGCGAGCAACTGCTGGCGAGGCTGGGCCTGTGA
- the metK gene encoding methionine adenosyltransferase has product MGSNYMFTSESVTEGHPDKVADQISDAILDAMLTDDPESRVACETLVTTGMAIVAGEVTTKTYVDIPQIVRGTIREIGYSNSSMGFDWETCAVMTSLDKQSPDIAMGVDADTAMFGEQGAGDQGLMFGYACDETPELMPMPIYYAHKLARRLAAVRKNGSLGFLRPDGKTQVTIEYEDDRPKRVEAVVVAAQHSPDVKQERLREAIIEEVVRKILPAEMIDGDTKMFINTTGRFVVGGPHGDCGLTGRKIIVDTYGGQGSHGGGCFSGKDPSKVDRSGSYFSRYVAKNIVAAGLARKCEVQIAYAIGVPQPVSILVHTYGTETVDNDRIVAAVRKVFDFRPAMMIQKLQLKQPMYRRTAAYGHFGREEDGGFTWERRDMVEALKAAV; this is encoded by the coding sequence ATGGGTTCCAATTACATGTTTACCAGCGAGTCGGTGACCGAAGGTCATCCCGACAAAGTGGCCGACCAGATCAGCGACGCCATCCTCGACGCCATGCTCACCGACGACCCCGAAAGCCGCGTGGCCTGCGAAACGCTGGTCACCACCGGCATGGCCATCGTCGCCGGCGAGGTGACCACCAAGACCTACGTCGACATACCGCAGATCGTCCGCGGAACCATCCGCGAAATCGGCTATTCCAACTCGTCCATGGGCTTCGACTGGGAAACCTGCGCGGTGATGACCAGCCTGGACAAGCAGTCGCCCGATATCGCCATGGGCGTCGACGCCGACACGGCCATGTTTGGTGAACAGGGCGCCGGCGACCAGGGCCTCATGTTCGGCTACGCCTGCGACGAGACCCCCGAACTGATGCCCATGCCCATCTACTACGCCCACAAGCTGGCCCGCCGCCTGGCCGCCGTGCGCAAAAACGGCTCTCTTGGCTTTCTGCGGCCCGACGGCAAGACCCAGGTCACTATCGAGTACGAAGACGACAGGCCCAAGCGGGTCGAGGCCGTGGTCGTGGCCGCCCAGCACAGCCCCGACGTCAAGCAGGAACGCCTGCGCGAGGCCATCATCGAGGAAGTGGTGCGCAAGATCCTGCCCGCCGAGATGATCGACGGCGACACCAAGATGTTCATCAACACCACCGGCCGCTTCGTGGTCGGCGGCCCCCACGGCGACTGCGGCCTGACCGGGCGCAAGATCATCGTCGACACCTACGGCGGCCAGGGCAGCCACGGCGGCGGCTGCTTCTCGGGCAAGGATCCCTCCAAGGTCGACCGCTCGGGCAGCTATTTCTCGCGCTACGTGGCCAAGAACATCGTCGCCGCCGGCCTGGCCCGCAAGTGCGAGGTGCAGATCGCCTACGCCATTGGCGTGCCCCAACCGGTGTCGATCCTGGTGCACACCTACGGCACCGAGACCGTGGATAACGACCGCATCGTCGCCGCCGTGCGCAAGGTCTTCGACTTCCGCCCGGCCATGATGATCCAAAAACTCCAGCTCAAGCAGCCCATGTATCGCCGCACCGCCGCCTACGGCCACTTTGGCCGCGAGGAAGACGGCGGCTTCACCTGGGAGCGCCGCGACATGGTCGAGGCCCTCAAGGCCGCGGTCTAA
- a CDS encoding glycoside hydrolase family 108 protein: MIDSRLQPFAQRYKQGFLWAVGFTLAQEGWATISQHQADSGGPTRWGIARAHHPEAWRFGPPSLAQALAIYHRHYWRVVGGEELPAPLAVTLMDSAVLLGPDRPTRWLQEALGVAIDGVIGPRSIASAKAHANPHVLAGALIWRRMAAHAQRVAAKPDQAVFITGWTRRCAALWAFSQKT; the protein is encoded by the coding sequence GTGATCGACTCGCGCCTGCAACCGTTCGCCCAGCGCTACAAGCAAGGATTCTTGTGGGCCGTGGGCTTCACCTTGGCTCAGGAAGGCTGGGCGACCATCAGCCAGCACCAAGCCGACAGCGGCGGCCCCACGCGTTGGGGCATCGCCCGCGCCCATCATCCCGAGGCCTGGCGCTTTGGCCCGCCCAGCCTGGCCCAGGCCCTGGCCATCTATCATCGGCATTACTGGCGGGTGGTCGGTGGTGAGGAACTGCCCGCGCCGCTGGCGGTGACGCTTATGGATTCGGCCGTGCTCCTGGGCCCCGACCGGCCGACGCGCTGGCTGCAAGAGGCCCTGGGCGTGGCCATCGACGGCGTGATCGGCCCGCGCAGCATCGCCTCAGCCAAGGCCCACGCCAACCCCCATGTCCTGGCCGGCGCACTGATCTGGCGACGCATGGCCGCCCACGCCCAACGCGTGGCCGCCAAGCCCGATCAGGCCGTCTTCATCACCGGCTGGACCAGACGCTGCGCGGCGTTGTGGGCCTTTAGCCAAAAAACATGA